One window from the genome of Streptomyces sp. NBC_00708 encodes:
- the rfbB gene encoding dTDP-glucose 4,6-dehydratase, producing MTPTRILVTGGAGFIGSHYVRTLLGPDGPGNVSVTVLDALTYAGNPANLDEVRDHPGLAFVHGDICDAELVGRLTAGHDQVVHFAAESHVDRSIDGGAAFVRTNVTGTHTLVHAAHEAGVGTFVHVSTDEVYGSIDEGSWTEDEPLAPNSPYSASKASSDLIALAYHRTHGLDVRVTRCSNNYGHHHFPEKVIPLFVTNLLEGLPVPLYGDGAHVRDWLHIDDHVQGIELVRTQGRPGEVYNIGGGTELSNKELTRLLLEACDADWDTDVIHVEDRKGHDRRYSVDCTKIREELGYAPRKDFSAGLAETVRWYRENRSWWEPLKERAAL from the coding sequence ATGACCCCCACCCGCATCCTCGTCACCGGCGGCGCCGGCTTCATCGGCTCCCACTACGTCCGTACGCTCCTCGGCCCGGACGGCCCCGGGAACGTCTCCGTCACCGTGCTCGACGCCCTGACCTACGCGGGCAACCCGGCCAACCTGGACGAGGTCCGGGACCACCCGGGCCTCGCCTTCGTGCACGGCGACATCTGCGACGCGGAACTGGTGGGCCGGCTCACGGCCGGGCACGACCAGGTGGTGCACTTCGCCGCCGAGTCCCACGTCGACCGCTCCATCGACGGCGGCGCCGCCTTCGTCCGTACGAACGTCACCGGCACCCACACCCTGGTCCACGCCGCGCACGAGGCGGGCGTGGGCACCTTCGTCCACGTCTCCACCGACGAGGTCTACGGCTCCATCGACGAGGGCTCCTGGACCGAGGACGAACCCCTCGCGCCCAACTCCCCGTACTCCGCCTCCAAGGCCTCCAGCGACCTCATCGCCCTCGCGTACCACCGCACCCACGGTCTCGACGTGCGCGTCACCCGCTGCTCCAACAACTACGGCCACCACCACTTCCCCGAGAAGGTCATCCCGCTCTTCGTCACCAACCTCCTGGAGGGGCTGCCCGTCCCGCTGTACGGCGACGGCGCCCATGTCCGCGACTGGCTGCACATCGACGACCACGTCCAGGGCATCGAACTCGTCCGCACCCAGGGCCGCCCCGGCGAGGTCTACAACATCGGCGGCGGCACCGAACTCTCCAACAAGGAACTCACCCGGCTGCTCCTGGAGGCCTGCGACGCCGACTGGGACACCGACGTGATCCACGTCGAGGACCGCAAGGGCCACGACCGGCGCTACTCGGTGGACTGCACCAAGATCCGCGAGGAGCTGGGCTACGCGCCCCGCAAGGACTTCTCCGCCGGCCTCGCCGAGACCGTGCGCTGGTACCGCGAGAACCGCTCCTGGTGGGAGCCGCTCAAGGAGAGGGCCGCCCTGTGA
- a CDS encoding M48 family metallopeptidase, with the protein MTDSHENRGGVPSRQRTRFPGISSRAYEHPADRSALVALRKLSGFDTVFKALSGLLPERSLRLLFLSDSVRVSDAQFIHLNDMLRDACYILDLEKVPPMYVNQDPRPNAMCIGLDEPIIVVTTGLVELLDEEEMRAVIGHEVGHALSGHAVYRTILLFLTNLALKVAWIPLGNVAVMAIVTALREWFRKSELSADRAGLLVGQDIQASMRGLMKIAGGNHLHEMNVDAFLAQADEYEKSGDLRDSVLKILNVLPRSHPFTTVRAAELKKWSETREYQRIMDGHYPRRDEDKDTSVTDAFKESASHYADSVRNSKDPLMKLVGDLAGGAGDLGGKLRDKFTGGGGGARGGATDGSGQPSGTEGPDGSQGPRTEGS; encoded by the coding sequence ATGACCGACAGCCACGAGAACCGGGGCGGCGTGCCGAGCAGGCAGCGGACGCGATTCCCGGGCATCTCCTCCCGCGCCTACGAGCACCCGGCGGACCGCTCCGCGCTGGTGGCGCTGCGCAAGCTGAGCGGCTTCGACACCGTCTTCAAGGCGCTGAGCGGCCTGCTGCCGGAGCGCAGCCTGCGACTGCTCTTCCTGTCGGACTCCGTCCGGGTGAGCGACGCCCAGTTCATCCACCTCAACGACATGCTCCGCGACGCCTGTTACATCCTGGACCTGGAGAAGGTCCCGCCGATGTACGTCAACCAGGACCCCCGGCCCAACGCCATGTGCATCGGGCTCGACGAGCCGATCATCGTGGTGACCACCGGGCTGGTGGAGCTGCTCGACGAGGAGGAGATGCGGGCGGTCATCGGCCACGAGGTCGGCCACGCCCTGTCCGGTCACGCGGTGTACCGGACGATATTGCTCTTCCTCACCAACCTGGCGCTCAAGGTCGCCTGGATCCCGCTGGGCAACGTCGCGGTGATGGCCATCGTGACGGCGCTGCGCGAGTGGTTCCGCAAATCGGAGCTGTCGGCGGACCGGGCGGGGCTGCTGGTCGGCCAGGACATACAGGCGTCGATGCGCGGTCTGATGAAGATCGCCGGCGGCAACCACCTCCACGAGATGAACGTGGACGCGTTCCTCGCCCAGGCCGACGAGTACGAGAAGTCCGGGGACCTGCGCGACTCGGTGCTCAAGATCCTCAACGTGCTCCCGCGCTCGCACCCCTTCACCACGGTCCGGGCGGCCGAGCTGAAGAAGTGGTCGGAGACCCGCGAGTACCAGCGGATCATGGACGGCCACTACCCGCGCCGCGACGAGGACAAGGACACCTCGGTGACGGACGCGTTCAAGGAATCCGCCTCGCACTACGCCGATTCGGTGCGCAACAGCAAGGACCCGCTGATGAAGCTGGTCGGCGACCTGGCCGGGGGCGCCGGCGACCTGGGCGGGAAGCTGCGGGACAAGTTCACCGGCGGGGGCGGCGGCGCCAGGGGCGGTGCTACGGACGGCTCCGGGCAGCCGTCGGGGACGGAGGGCCCTGATGGCTCGCAGGGGCCCCGGACGGAAGGGAGCTGA
- the rsfS gene encoding ribosome silencing factor → MTATDRSIELINAAAQAAADRLAHDIIAYDVSDVLSITDAFLLASAPNDRQVKSIVDEIEERLQKELGAKPVRREGDRDARWILLDYVDIVIHVQHSEERVFYALERLWKDCPEIALPEDAVKTRGKAAEHAELHGGTEGEQN, encoded by the coding sequence GTGACCGCCACTGACCGCTCCATCGAGCTCATCAACGCCGCCGCCCAGGCGGCTGCCGACCGGCTCGCGCACGACATCATCGCCTACGACGTCAGCGACGTGCTGTCGATCACCGACGCCTTCCTGCTGGCCTCGGCCCCCAACGACCGCCAGGTCAAGTCGATCGTCGACGAGATCGAGGAGCGGCTCCAGAAGGAACTCGGCGCCAAGCCGGTCCGCCGTGAGGGCGACCGCGACGCCCGGTGGATCCTCCTCGACTACGTCGACATCGTCATCCACGTCCAGCACAGCGAGGAGCGCGTCTTCTACGCGCTGGAGCGCCTGTGGAAGGACTGCCCGGAGATCGCCCTGCCCGAGGACGCCGTGAAGACCCGCGGCAAGGCCGCCGAGCACGCGGAGCTCCATGGCGGCACGGAAGGTGAGCAGAACTGA
- a CDS encoding LCP family protein — MNDRQNPYDPYYQQPQIIGYDEYGQPVYQQPGQQQYDPYTQQQQQQQPYQPQQPPQQAPQGGQGYGYDPYAQQQPPAPPQQYDPYADRSPEAPQQGYGYDPYGYDTGQQPAYDTGQQPAAVDTTQQWGIPQQAPPPAPAPAPPREPEPQPAPEAAVPGQRRGGEDYRTEQFAFIEEPDEDSEDVIDWLKFTESRSERREEARRRGRNRIVALIVVAVLAVLGGVGYLWSADKIPGLSGGEKENTAMTGPQRRDVIVVHLHDTKGGGTSTALLVDNVTTKQGTTVLLPNSLAVSDEDGTTTTLGKSVDDDGTSGTRESLDTLFGTDIGGTWRLDTPYLENLVDLVGNIDIDTDTAVPGAKKGSGDLVKKGEAQTLSGPMAVAYATYRGPGEAEAKQLMRFGQVMRGVLRKISDDPKAATVTVQTLAQILDPSLPEKDLGASLAKLAEHAKIGDYKTALLPVQEDGTLTDAATESVVKDILGGTVKAPSADGVVRVGIKNATGDTGGTESARGKLVNGGFAFVNGGKADAVASSQVVYAEAADKEKATQVAKTLGLPTSTVKKGKPAGNADVSVLLGQDFKIE; from the coding sequence GTGAACGACCGACAGAACCCGTACGACCCGTACTACCAGCAGCCGCAGATCATCGGCTACGACGAGTACGGGCAGCCGGTGTACCAGCAGCCGGGTCAGCAGCAGTACGACCCGTACACGCAGCAACAGCAACAGCAGCAGCCGTACCAGCCCCAGCAGCCTCCCCAGCAGGCGCCGCAGGGCGGGCAGGGGTACGGCTACGACCCGTACGCCCAGCAGCAGCCCCCCGCCCCGCCGCAGCAGTACGACCCCTACGCGGACCGGTCCCCCGAGGCCCCGCAGCAGGGCTACGGCTACGACCCGTACGGCTATGACACCGGGCAGCAGCCCGCGTACGACACCGGACAGCAGCCCGCCGCGGTCGACACGACCCAGCAGTGGGGCATACCGCAGCAGGCCCCGCCCCCGGCCCCCGCTCCGGCACCGCCGCGCGAGCCCGAGCCGCAGCCGGCGCCGGAGGCGGCCGTCCCCGGGCAGCGCCGCGGCGGCGAGGACTACCGCACCGAGCAGTTCGCCTTCATCGAGGAGCCCGACGAGGACTCCGAGGACGTCATCGACTGGCTCAAGTTCACCGAGAGCCGCAGCGAGCGCCGCGAGGAGGCGCGCCGCCGGGGCCGCAACCGGATCGTCGCGCTGATCGTCGTCGCGGTCCTGGCCGTGCTCGGCGGCGTCGGCTACCTGTGGTCGGCGGACAAGATCCCCGGTCTGTCCGGCGGTGAGAAGGAGAACACCGCGATGACCGGTCCGCAGCGCCGGGACGTCATCGTGGTGCACCTCCACGACACCAAGGGCGGCGGCACCTCCACCGCCCTGCTCGTCGACAACGTCACCACCAAGCAGGGGACCACGGTCCTGCTCCCCAACTCCCTCGCCGTCTCCGACGAGGACGGGACCACCACCACGCTCGGCAAGTCGGTCGACGACGACGGCACCTCCGGGACCCGCGAGTCCCTGGACACCCTGTTCGGCACGGACATCGGCGGCACCTGGCGGCTGGACACCCCGTACCTGGAGAACCTCGTCGACCTCGTCGGCAACATCGACATCGACACCGACACCGCTGTGCCGGGCGCCAAGAAGGGCTCCGGCGACCTGGTGAAGAAGGGCGAGGCGCAGACCCTCAGCGGCCCGATGGCCGTCGCGTACGCCACGTACCGCGGGCCCGGCGAGGCCGAGGCCAAGCAGCTGATGCGGTTCGGGCAGGTCATGCGCGGGGTTCTGCGGAAGATCTCCGACGACCCGAAGGCCGCCACGGTCACCGTCCAGACGCTGGCCCAGATCCTCGATCCGTCGCTGCCCGAGAAGGACCTCGGGGCCTCGCTGGCCAAGCTCGCCGAGCACGCCAAGATCGGCGACTACAAGACCGCGCTGCTGCCGGTCCAGGAGGACGGCACACTGACCGACGCGGCCACCGAGAGCGTGGTCAAGGACATCCTCGGCGGCACGGTCAAGGCTCCGTCCGCGGACGGGGTGGTCCGGGTCGGGATCAAGAACGCCACCGGTGACACGGGCGGCACCGAGTCCGCCCGGGGCAAGCTGGTCAACGGCGGTTTCGCCTTCGTCAACGGCGGGAAGGCCGACGCGGTCGCCTCCTCGCAGGTGGTCTACGCCGAGGCGGCCGACAAGGAGAAGGCGACCCAGGTCGCCAAGACCCTCGGACTGCCGACGAGCACGGTGAAGAAGGGCAAGCCGGCCGGGAACGCGGACGTGTCCGTCCTCCTCGGCCAGGACTTCAAGATCGAGTGA
- a CDS encoding glucose-1-phosphate thymidylyltransferase — MKALVLSGGAGTRLRPITHTSAKQLVPVANKPVLFYGLEAIAEAGITEVGIIVGDTEEEIRAAVGDGSRFGIDVTYIPQSEPLGLAHAVLVAQRFLGNDDFVMYLGDNFIVGGIAGLVEEFRADRPDAQILLTHVPDPTSFGVAELDGDGRVVALEEKPEHPKSDLALVGVYLFTPAVHEAVRSIRPSWRGELEITHAIQWLIDRERDVRSTVIRGYWKDTGNVTDMLEVNRTVLESVEPCTEGAYVDGESEIIGRVLIEPGARVTRSRIVGPVIIGTGSVISDAYVGPFTSVSRNCRIEDSEIEYSIVLRGASIDGVRRVEASLIGHDVEVTPAPRSPSAHRLVLGDHSKVQISS, encoded by the coding sequence GTGAAGGCTCTCGTACTTTCCGGTGGGGCGGGCACCCGGCTTCGTCCCATTACCCATACCTCGGCCAAACAGCTGGTGCCGGTGGCGAACAAACCGGTGCTGTTCTACGGCCTGGAGGCCATCGCCGAAGCCGGTATCACCGAGGTCGGCATCATCGTGGGCGACACCGAGGAGGAGATCCGCGCGGCGGTGGGGGACGGTTCGCGCTTCGGTATCGATGTCACCTACATCCCGCAGTCCGAACCCCTGGGTCTCGCCCACGCGGTCCTGGTCGCCCAGCGCTTCCTGGGGAACGACGACTTCGTGATGTACCTGGGCGACAACTTCATCGTCGGCGGGATCGCGGGCCTGGTCGAGGAGTTCCGCGCGGACCGGCCGGACGCGCAGATCCTGCTGACCCATGTGCCCGACCCGACCTCGTTCGGCGTCGCGGAACTGGACGGGGACGGCAGAGTGGTGGCGCTGGAGGAGAAGCCCGAGCACCCCAAGAGCGATCTCGCGCTCGTGGGCGTCTACCTCTTCACCCCGGCCGTCCACGAGGCCGTCCGCTCGATCCGGCCCTCCTGGCGCGGCGAGCTGGAGATCACCCACGCCATCCAGTGGCTGATCGACCGGGAACGCGACGTGCGCTCCACCGTCATCCGGGGCTACTGGAAGGACACCGGCAACGTCACGGACATGCTGGAGGTCAACCGGACCGTGCTGGAGAGCGTCGAGCCGTGCACCGAGGGCGCCTACGTCGACGGCGAGAGCGAGATCATCGGCCGGGTGCTCATCGAACCGGGCGCCCGGGTCACCCGCAGCCGCATCGTCGGGCCCGTCATCATCGGGACCGGGTCGGTGATCAGCGACGCCTATGTCGGCCCGTTCACCTCGGTCTCCCGCAACTGCCGCATCGAGGACAGCGAGATCGAGTACTCCATCGTGCTGCGGGGCGCGTCCATCGACGGGGTGCGGCGCGTGGAGGCCTCGCTGATCGGCCATGACGTCGAGGTGACGCCCGCGCCCCGCAGCCCCTCCGCCCACCGACTCGTCCTCGGCGACCACAGCAAGGTGCAGATCTCCTCATGA
- the nadD gene encoding nicotinate-nucleotide adenylyltransferase: MGEQEVPTGRGKRRLGVMGGTFDPIHHGHLVAASEVAAQFHLDEVVFVPTGQPWQKSHKHVSPAEDRYLMTVIATASNPQFSVSRSDIDRKGPTYTIDTLRDLRDVHGDADLFFITGADALSQILTWRDADELFSLSHFIGVTRPGHVLTDDGLPKGGVSLVEVPALAISSTDCRARVAQGEPVWYLVPDGVVRYIDKRQLYRGE; this comes from the coding sequence ATGGGAGAGCAGGAAGTGCCTACCGGCCGCGGAAAACGCCGACTCGGCGTGATGGGCGGGACGTTTGACCCGATTCATCATGGACACCTGGTGGCGGCCAGTGAAGTGGCCGCCCAGTTCCACCTCGACGAGGTGGTCTTCGTGCCGACCGGGCAGCCGTGGCAGAAGAGCCACAAGCACGTCTCCCCGGCGGAGGACCGTTATCTGATGACGGTCATCGCGACGGCGTCCAACCCGCAGTTCTCGGTCAGCCGCAGCGACATCGACCGCAAGGGCCCCACGTACACGATCGACACCCTGCGGGACCTGCGCGACGTCCACGGCGACGCCGATCTCTTCTTCATCACCGGCGCCGACGCACTCTCCCAGATCCTCACCTGGCGCGACGCCGACGAACTGTTCTCGCTGTCCCACTTCATCGGTGTGACCCGGCCGGGCCATGTGCTCACGGACGACGGGCTGCCGAAGGGGGGCGTCTCCCTGGTGGAGGTCCCCGCGCTCGCGATCTCCTCGACGGACTGTCGCGCGAGGGTCGCCCAGGGGGAGCCGGTCTGGTACCTCGTGCCCGACGGTGTGGTCCGCTACATCGACAAGCGCCAGCTGTACCGCGGCGAGTGA
- a CDS encoding glutamate-5-semialdehyde dehydrogenase: MTTLSPYDNMSPVAQAAYRARSAAADIAPLPRAAKDDALLAIADALEVRTSDILAANAEDVARAREAGTSESVVDRLTLTPERIRAIAADVRDVAALPDPVGEVVRGSTLPNGIDLRQVRVPLGVVGIIYEARPNVTVDAAALCLKSGNAVLLRGSSSAFASNTALVRVLRDAVGGSGLPADAVQLVPGESRDSVRELMRARGLVDVLIPRGGASLIRTVVEESTVPVIETGTGNCHVYVDAQTDLDMAVEILVNSKAQRPSVCNAAETLLVHKDIADAFLPRALDALAEAGVTVHGDERVLEYAEGSKATVVAATAEDWETEYLSYDIAAAVVESLDAAVAHIRLWSSGHTEAIVTTSQAAARRFTQLVDSTTVAVNASTRFTDGGQFGFGAEIGISTQKLHARGPMGLPELTSTKYIVTGDGHVR; this comes from the coding sequence ATGACCACGCTCTCGCCGTACGACAACATGTCTCCCGTGGCCCAGGCCGCCTACCGGGCCCGCTCCGCCGCCGCCGACATCGCGCCACTTCCGCGCGCGGCGAAGGACGACGCGCTCCTGGCGATCGCGGACGCGCTGGAGGTACGGACGAGCGACATCCTCGCGGCCAACGCCGAGGACGTGGCGCGCGCCCGTGAGGCCGGGACCAGCGAATCCGTCGTCGACCGGCTGACCCTCACCCCCGAGCGCATCCGCGCCATCGCCGCCGACGTACGGGACGTCGCCGCCCTGCCCGACCCGGTCGGCGAGGTCGTGCGCGGCTCGACCCTGCCCAACGGGATCGACCTGCGCCAGGTCCGGGTGCCGCTCGGCGTGGTCGGGATCATCTACGAGGCCCGGCCCAACGTGACGGTGGACGCCGCGGCCCTTTGCCTGAAGTCGGGCAACGCCGTCCTGCTGCGCGGCTCGTCCTCCGCCTTCGCCTCGAACACCGCCCTGGTGCGGGTGCTGCGCGATGCGGTGGGCGGCTCCGGGCTGCCGGCCGACGCGGTGCAGCTGGTGCCCGGCGAGAGCCGCGACTCGGTGCGCGAACTCATGCGCGCCCGGGGCCTCGTCGACGTGCTCATCCCGCGCGGCGGCGCCTCCCTGATCCGCACGGTGGTCGAGGAGTCCACGGTCCCGGTCATCGAGACCGGCACCGGCAACTGCCATGTGTACGTCGACGCGCAGACCGACCTGGACATGGCCGTGGAGATCCTGGTCAACTCCAAGGCCCAGCGCCCCAGCGTCTGCAACGCCGCCGAGACCCTCCTCGTCCACAAGGACATCGCCGACGCCTTCCTGCCGCGCGCCCTGGACGCCCTGGCCGAGGCCGGCGTGACGGTGCACGGCGACGAGCGGGTGCTGGAGTACGCCGAGGGCTCCAAGGCCACCGTGGTGGCGGCGACGGCCGAGGACTGGGAGACCGAGTACCTCTCGTACGACATCGCGGCGGCCGTCGTGGAGTCGCTGGACGCGGCCGTGGCGCACATCCGGCTCTGGTCCTCCGGCCACACCGAGGCGATCGTCACCACCTCGCAGGCCGCGGCCCGCCGCTTCACCCAGTTGGTGGATTCCACGACGGTGGCCGTCAATGCCTCGACCCGGTTCACCGACGGAGGCCAGTTCGGTTTCGGCGCGGAGATCGGCATCTCCACACAGAAGCTGCACGCCAGGGGCCCCATGGGCCTGCCGGAACTCACGTCGACCAAGTACATCGTCACCGGCGACGGCCACGTGCGCTGA
- a CDS encoding histidine phosphatase family protein, which produces MNGSRSGRGRRIVLWRHGQTAWNLERRFQGSTDIELTGTGVAQARRAARLLASLKPDAIVASDLRRAAATAAELAAVTGIDVVHDQGLRETYAGAWQGLTHEEIVERYGEQYAAWKRGEPVRRGGGELETEVADRAAPVVLGHAGKLPDDGTLVVVSHGGTIRTTIGRLLGLEAHHWEGLGGLTNCCWSVLGEGARGWRLLEHNAGTLPEPVLGDDT; this is translated from the coding sequence CTGAACGGCAGCAGGAGCGGCAGGGGCCGCAGGATCGTCCTCTGGCGCCACGGCCAGACCGCGTGGAACCTGGAGCGCCGCTTCCAGGGCTCCACGGACATCGAGCTGACCGGGACCGGCGTCGCGCAGGCCCGCCGGGCCGCCCGGCTGCTCGCCTCGCTGAAGCCGGACGCCATCGTCGCCTCCGACCTGCGGCGGGCCGCGGCCACGGCCGCCGAGCTCGCAGCGGTCACCGGGATCGACGTGGTGCACGACCAGGGGCTGCGCGAGACCTACGCGGGTGCCTGGCAGGGGCTGACCCACGAGGAGATCGTGGAGCGGTACGGCGAGCAGTACGCCGCGTGGAAGCGCGGTGAGCCCGTGCGGCGCGGCGGCGGCGAGCTGGAGACCGAGGTGGCCGACCGGGCCGCCCCCGTGGTTCTCGGGCACGCCGGGAAGCTGCCCGACGACGGCACGCTGGTCGTCGTCAGCCACGGCGGCACCATCCGGACCACCATCGGCCGGCTGCTGGGCCTGGAGGCACACCACTGGGAAGGGCTCGGCGGGCTCACCAACTGCTGCTGGTCCGTGCTGGGCGAGGGCGCCCGCGGCTGGCGTCTGCTGGAGCACAACGCGGGCACCCTGCCGGAACCGGTGCTCGGCGACGACACCTGA
- the rfbD gene encoding dTDP-4-dehydrorhamnose reductase, translated as MSPRWLVTGAGGMLGRDLTAALARADVTTVAADRAALDIADPARVREAFAAHRPAVVVNCAAWTAVDEAESREEEALRVNGTGPAVLAEACRAHGSVLLHVSTDYVFAGDADRPYPEDAPTSPRSAYGRTKLAGERAVLETLPGTGHVVRTAWLYGAGGANFVRTMIKLEAVKDTLDVVDDQRGQPTWTADLAAQLVLLGRAALDGTAPAGVYHGTSGGGTTWYGLAREVFRLLGADPDRVRPTSSAAFARPAPRPAYSVLGHNRFTAAGIVPVRDWRTALAEAFPALLAAERPAQRPDGPSDGSPALTPGTAGPPARSRA; from the coding sequence GTGAGCCCGCGCTGGCTGGTCACCGGGGCCGGCGGCATGCTCGGCCGGGACCTGACGGCCGCCCTCGCCCGCGCGGACGTCACCACCGTCGCGGCGGACCGCGCGGCCCTGGACATCGCCGACCCGGCCCGCGTGCGCGAGGCGTTCGCCGCCCACCGGCCCGCCGTCGTCGTCAACTGCGCCGCCTGGACCGCCGTCGACGAGGCGGAGAGCCGGGAGGAGGAGGCGCTGCGCGTCAACGGGACCGGGCCCGCCGTCCTCGCCGAGGCCTGCCGCGCCCACGGCAGCGTCCTGCTGCACGTCTCCACCGACTACGTGTTCGCGGGCGACGCGGACCGGCCGTACCCGGAGGACGCCCCGACCTCCCCGCGCAGCGCCTACGGACGCACCAAACTGGCCGGCGAGCGCGCGGTCCTGGAGACCCTGCCCGGCACCGGCCACGTCGTGCGCACCGCCTGGCTCTACGGGGCGGGCGGCGCCAACTTCGTCCGTACGATGATCAAACTGGAAGCCGTCAAGGACACCCTCGACGTGGTGGACGACCAGCGCGGACAGCCCACCTGGACCGCCGATCTCGCCGCACAGCTGGTCCTGCTGGGCCGCGCCGCGCTCGACGGCACCGCACCGGCGGGCGTCTACCACGGCACCAGCGGCGGCGGGACGACCTGGTACGGCCTGGCCCGGGAGGTCTTCCGGCTGCTCGGCGCCGACCCGGACCGCGTCCGCCCGACCAGCAGCGCCGCCTTCGCCCGCCCGGCGCCCCGGCCCGCGTACAGCGTGCTCGGCCACAACCGCTTCACGGCCGCCGGGATCGTCCCCGTCCGCGACTGGCGTACGGCGCTGGCCGAGGCCTTCCCCGCCCTGCTCGCCGCCGAACGCCCCGCTCAGCGCCCGGACGGACCGAGCGACGGCTCCCCGGCCCTGACCCCCGGGACCGCCGGGCCGCCCGCCCGCAGCCGCGCGTAG
- the proB gene encoding glutamate 5-kinase has translation MVKVGSSSLTTAAGGLDADRVDALVDVLAKVRDGGEREVVLVSSGAIAAGLAPLGLHRRPKDLARQQAAASVGQGLLVARYTASFARYGVRVGQVLLTSNDTSRRAHYRNAYRTLDQLLDMGALPVVNENDTVATDEIRFGDNDRLAALVAHLVRADLLVLLSDVDGLYDGDPSIPGTTRIAEVTGPADLAGVSIGSAGKAGVGTGGMVTKVEAARIATAAGVPVVLTSASHAADALAGRDTGTYFHRTGRRSADRLLWLAHASTPRGSLTLDDGAVQAVVERHSSLLPAGIAAVEGEFTAGDPVELRDLRGRPVARGLVNFDAKEMPQLLGRSTRDLARDLGPAYEREVVHRDDLVVLHG, from the coding sequence GTGGTCAAGGTCGGTTCCTCCTCCCTCACCACCGCCGCCGGCGGCCTCGACGCCGACCGGGTCGACGCGCTCGTCGACGTACTGGCCAAGGTCCGCGACGGCGGCGAACGCGAGGTCGTCCTCGTCTCCAGCGGTGCCATCGCCGCCGGACTCGCCCCGCTCGGACTGCACCGCAGGCCCAAGGACCTGGCCCGCCAGCAGGCCGCCGCCAGCGTCGGCCAGGGACTGCTCGTCGCCCGCTACACCGCCTCCTTCGCCCGCTACGGCGTCCGCGTCGGCCAGGTCCTGCTCACCAGCAACGACACCAGCCGCCGCGCCCACTACCGCAACGCCTACCGCACCCTGGACCAGCTCCTGGACATGGGCGCGCTGCCGGTCGTCAACGAGAACGACACCGTCGCCACCGACGAGATCCGGTTCGGCGACAACGACCGGCTCGCCGCGCTCGTCGCCCACCTGGTCCGCGCCGATCTGCTGGTCCTCCTCTCGGACGTGGACGGCCTCTACGACGGCGACCCGAGCATCCCCGGCACCACCCGCATCGCCGAGGTCACCGGCCCCGCCGACCTGGCCGGGGTCAGCATCGGCAGCGCCGGCAAGGCGGGCGTCGGCACCGGCGGCATGGTCACCAAGGTCGAGGCCGCCCGGATCGCCACCGCCGCCGGCGTCCCCGTGGTCCTGACCTCCGCGAGCCACGCCGCCGACGCCCTCGCGGGCCGCGACACCGGCACCTACTTCCACCGCACCGGCCGCCGCTCCGCCGACCGGCTGCTCTGGCTCGCCCACGCCTCCACCCCGCGCGGTTCGCTGACCCTGGACGACGGGGCGGTGCAGGCGGTCGTGGAGCGCCACAGCTCGCTGCTGCCCGCCGGGATCGCGGCGGTCGAGGGCGAGTTCACCGCGGGCGACCCGGTGGAACTGCGCGATCTGCGGGGCCGGCCGGTGGCCCGCGGGCTCGTCAACTTCGACGCCAAGGAGATGCCGCAGCTCCTCGGCCGCTCCACCCGGGACCTCGCCCGGGACCTCGGCCCCGCCTACGAGCGCGAGGTCGTACACAGGGACGATCTCGTCGTCCTGCACGGCTGA
- a CDS encoding dTDP-4-dehydrorhamnose 3,5-epimerase, producing the protein MRRLSVPGAWVHEPQVFPDGRGSFHEWFRAADLEAAAGHTLGLAQANFSASRRGTLRGIHFADVPPGQAKYVKCVRGAVLDVIVDVRTGSPTYKRWEAVRLDDTGHRAVYLAEGLGHAFMALTDDACVLYLCSEGYAPEREHGIDPLDPDLGIEWPSDIAPLLSPKDASAPKLAGAEERGLLPSYAACEAYYARLRAGGPAVPGVRAGEPSLGPSGR; encoded by the coding sequence ATGCGCCGGCTCTCCGTTCCCGGGGCCTGGGTGCACGAGCCCCAGGTCTTCCCGGACGGCCGCGGCAGCTTCCACGAGTGGTTCAGGGCCGCGGACCTGGAGGCCGCGGCCGGGCACACGCTGGGGCTCGCTCAGGCCAACTTCTCCGCCTCGCGCCGGGGCACGCTGCGCGGGATCCACTTCGCCGACGTGCCGCCGGGCCAGGCGAAGTACGTGAAGTGCGTGCGGGGCGCGGTGCTCGACGTGATCGTTGACGTACGGACCGGCTCGCCCACGTACAAGCGGTGGGAGGCGGTCCGGCTGGACGACACCGGCCACCGGGCGGTCTACCTGGCGGAGGGGCTCGGCCACGCCTTCATGGCGCTGACGGACGACGCGTGCGTGCTGTACCTGTGCTCCGAGGGCTATGCGCCGGAGCGCGAGCACGGCATCGACCCGCTCGACCCGGACCTGGGCATCGAGTGGCCGTCGGACATCGCACCGCTGCTGTCCCCGAAGGACGCCTCGGCCCCGAAGCTGGCCGGGGCCGAGGAGCGGGGGCTGCTGCCCTCGTACGCGGCGTGCGAGGCGTACTACGCGCGGCTGCGGGCGGGCGGCCCGGCGGTCCCGGGGGTCAGGGCCGGGGAGCCGTCGCTCGGTCCGTCCGGGCGCTGA